A window from Rhizosphaericola mali encodes these proteins:
- a CDS encoding UvrD-helicase domain-containing protein, whose translation MKDLKVWSIELSEKNLIEASAGTGKTYSIGILVLRLIIENELNINEILMVTFTKSAVEELKTRVNKFCREALYFIELIQQGIEYTEQLSESEKTEFDIYKNLLAFFLEHPDKIEKTLQRLKANILLLDEVAIMTIHGFCQKSLTEFAFESKQLFGAELIQDTQPILENALNEFWRKNISTLSTDTLQNIGYQNIRENILKLVSTHLDGKFYANYDPNIDYAAKFKKVSMEDCKNQILAIYKISYEYVDNLLKNNVLSNLIENTDATKSAKKNYLEASDPIELCDVCWGKNGFKYNKVTNAFDPLLITHLEKIKYLSDADNLHKEASKIYRQNLYAWAIQEITDKYHNYLKTNNLLSYNDLISNMAKAVENSESFVTQLQKKYKAVFVDEFQDTDSEQYTIFQKTFGYNDAVIFLIGDSKQSIYAWRKADLDTYFEAKNNVGERIFSMKTNFRSGKNIIDKLNYFFQPYPDFDTFSFPDQTSPNRISYINVDAQKTSLEVTKNGEVESGLQLWSGNKNEVLINKAVQLTHQLLTDTSYKIQDGKKAKKIEPKDIGIIVRTNSKGSEIKKELSRIGIPSVMLYDQKVLTSDEAKSMYYLLEAIIEPKINNIFKVLKSNILNYENEKILHLDTEDLVQRFYQLRNKWGDKGIYPTLQAFFIQFDIEGKLKSQNASDRIWANVTQIAEILNKAEQKQNLKEEDLRNWLKKRMDGREEQGDEYLMRIESDENAVTIITIHKSKGLEYGIVICPEVDFSDNVKSEFVTFKDGKNFVTKEQAFLTEIEAANFSLELEQENRRLIYVALTRAKAQCHVLSSTWNPNSTMNYYYNSISNDIIEIQYIETIDLYKLSQYKPTKVSTTTIENRIELSCFKDDPWFKLSYTAIAAHHLGIPKERSKEFKNAYDEFIFSKLKFGALAGNLLHDILEKIDFVDSVGLYNNNVIKDTLHSYFPQNVEEYILPIQALIKNILNADILIDNQHIKLNTVIRNKRLSELEFDFPIRNFEFELLEHFSQEKRAVLLKLSSEKEVDGMMNGKIDLLFEYEGKLYILDWKTNYLGYELDDYVDERLFSAMNENNYHLQYLIYTVAVKKYIESRGMSYEQNFGGVIYLFLRGVRSDTSYGVFTAKPDLEEIIRLEHVLSNT comes from the coding sequence ATGAAAGATTTGAAAGTTTGGTCAATTGAGTTAAGTGAAAAAAATCTAATAGAAGCTAGTGCAGGTACGGGTAAAACTTATTCTATTGGTATTTTAGTACTTCGATTAATTATTGAAAATGAATTGAATATCAATGAGATATTAATGGTAACTTTTACTAAAAGTGCAGTTGAAGAATTAAAAACACGCGTTAATAAATTCTGTAGAGAAGCTTTATATTTCATTGAATTAATACAGCAAGGTATTGAATATACGGAGCAACTATCAGAATCTGAAAAAACGGAATTTGATATTTATAAAAATCTTCTTGCATTTTTCCTAGAACATCCTGATAAAATTGAAAAAACTTTACAGCGGTTAAAAGCTAACATATTGCTTTTAGATGAAGTGGCAATTATGACAATTCATGGATTTTGTCAAAAATCACTGACTGAATTTGCATTTGAATCCAAACAATTATTTGGTGCGGAATTGATCCAAGATACGCAACCAATATTAGAAAATGCTTTGAATGAATTTTGGCGAAAAAATATATCAACTTTATCTACTGATACTTTACAAAATATTGGTTATCAAAATATTAGAGAAAATATATTAAAACTTGTCTCTACGCATTTAGATGGAAAATTCTACGCCAATTATGATCCTAATATAGACTATGCAGCTAAGTTTAAAAAAGTCTCGATGGAGGATTGTAAAAATCAAATATTAGCTATTTACAAAATCTCTTATGAATATGTAGATAATTTGTTGAAAAATAATGTATTAAGTAATTTAATTGAAAATACGGATGCTACAAAATCTGCTAAGAAAAATTATTTAGAGGCCTCAGATCCAATAGAATTGTGTGATGTGTGTTGGGGTAAAAATGGCTTCAAATACAATAAGGTTACTAATGCGTTCGATCCTTTACTAATCACTCATTTGGAAAAAATCAAATACTTAAGTGATGCAGATAATTTACACAAAGAAGCGAGTAAAATTTATAGACAAAATCTGTATGCTTGGGCGATTCAAGAAATAACAGATAAATATCATAATTATTTGAAAACAAATAATTTACTAAGTTATAATGATTTGATTTCTAATATGGCAAAAGCAGTGGAGAATTCCGAATCCTTTGTTACGCAATTACAGAAAAAATATAAAGCTGTATTTGTTGATGAGTTCCAAGATACAGATAGTGAACAGTACACTATTTTCCAAAAAACATTTGGATATAATGATGCTGTAATATTTTTGATCGGTGATTCTAAACAAAGTATTTATGCTTGGCGCAAGGCTGATTTAGATACTTATTTCGAAGCAAAAAATAATGTGGGTGAGCGTATTTTTTCCATGAAAACCAATTTTCGTTCTGGTAAAAATATCATTGATAAACTCAATTATTTTTTTCAGCCATATCCCGATTTTGACACTTTTAGTTTTCCCGATCAAACTTCACCCAATCGGATCAGTTATATAAACGTCGATGCGCAAAAAACATCTTTGGAAGTTACAAAAAATGGGGAAGTTGAAAGTGGTTTGCAGCTTTGGTCAGGTAACAAAAATGAAGTTTTAATTAATAAAGCGGTCCAATTAACACATCAATTACTTACCGATACATCTTACAAAATTCAGGACGGTAAGAAAGCAAAAAAAATCGAACCCAAAGATATTGGAATAATCGTTCGTACGAATAGTAAAGGATCCGAAATTAAAAAAGAATTGTCGCGAATTGGGATTCCTTCGGTCATGTTATATGATCAAAAGGTGCTTACTTCTGATGAAGCCAAAAGTATGTATTACTTACTTGAAGCGATTATCGAACCAAAAATCAACAACATCTTTAAAGTATTGAAAAGCAATATTTTAAATTATGAAAATGAAAAAATTTTGCATTTAGATACAGAAGATTTGGTACAACGCTTTTATCAATTGCGAAATAAATGGGGAGATAAGGGCATTTATCCCACTTTACAAGCATTTTTTATACAATTTGATATTGAAGGAAAATTGAAATCGCAAAATGCCAGTGACCGTATTTGGGCAAATGTTACACAAATTGCAGAAATTCTAAATAAAGCAGAACAAAAGCAAAATCTAAAAGAAGAAGATCTTCGTAACTGGTTGAAAAAGAGAATGGATGGAAGAGAGGAACAAGGGGATGAATATTTAATGCGTATAGAAAGCGATGAAAATGCCGTGACAATTATTACTATTCACAAAAGTAAAGGTTTGGAATATGGAATCGTCATCTGTCCAGAAGTTGATTTTTCAGATAATGTAAAATCAGAATTTGTGACATTTAAAGATGGAAAAAATTTCGTTACAAAAGAGCAAGCATTTTTGACTGAAATAGAGGCGGCTAATTTTAGTTTGGAATTAGAACAAGAGAATCGTCGATTAATTTATGTAGCCTTAACACGAGCGAAGGCACAATGTCATGTATTGAGTAGTACCTGGAATCCCAACAGTACCATGAATTATTATTACAATAGTATTTCTAATGATATAATTGAAATACAATATATTGAGACAATTGATTTATATAAATTATCTCAATATAAACCAACTAAAGTATCTACTACTACAATAGAGAATAGGATAGAATTGAGTTGCTTTAAAGATGATCCTTGGTTTAAATTAAGCTATACGGCAATAGCCGCTCATCATTTAGGTATTCCTAAGGAAAGAAGCAAGGAATTTAAAAATGCCTACGATGAATTCATATTTTCAAAATTAAAATTTGGTGCGCTAGCAGGAAATTTATTGCACGATATTTTAGAAAAAATTGACTTTGTTGATAGTGTGGGTTTGTATAATAATAATGTCATAAAAGATACGCTTCATTCTTATTTTCCACAAAATGTAGAAGAGTATATTTTGCCAATTCAAGCTTTAATTAAGAATATATTAAATGCAGATATTTTAATTGATAATCAGCATATTAAATTAAATACAGTTATTCGCAATAAGCGCTTGTCTGAACTAGAATTTGATTTTCCAATTCGCAATTTTGAGTTTGAATTGTTAGAGCATTTTTCTCAAGAAAAGAGAGCCGTTTTATTAAAATTATCATCTGAGAAAGAGGTGGATGGTATGATGAATGGAAAAATAGATTTATTGTTTGAGTATGAAGGGAAATTGTATATTTTAGATTGGAAAACCAACTATTTAGGTTATGAATTAGATGATTATGTCGATGAGCGTTTATTTTCAGCCATGAATGAAAACAATTATCATTTGCAATATTTAATTTATACTGTTGCTGTAAAAAAATACATCGAATCTAGAGGTATGAGCTATGAACAAAATTTCGGAGGTGTTATTTATTTATTCCTAAGGGGCGTAAGGTCGGATACCTCTTATGGAGTATTTACAGCCAAACCCGATTTAGAGGAAATCATAAGATTGGAACATGTACTGTCAAATACATAA
- the hisA gene encoding 1-(5-phosphoribosyl)-5-[(5-phosphoribosylamino)methylideneamino]imidazole-4-carboxamide isomerase, translating to MQIIPAIDIIEGKCVRLTQGDYSQKTIYNENPVEVAKEFENAGLKRLHLVDLDGAKAGEVKNWQVLENIANQTDMIIDFGGGIKKDKDVDIVLNSGASFATIGSIAVKNPDLFKYWIKTYGAELFLLGADVKGENIAIDGWLNTTDISVFNFLEDYIQAGITNVFCTDVSKDGLLQGPSIDLYKRIIEKFPQIFFIASGGVSNVDDLKELEEIGCNAAIVGKAIYEQKIELEELTYFI from the coding sequence ATGCAAATCATTCCAGCCATAGATATCATAGAAGGAAAGTGTGTAAGATTAACGCAAGGTGATTATAGTCAAAAAACGATTTACAATGAAAATCCTGTGGAAGTAGCTAAAGAATTTGAAAATGCGGGTTTAAAAAGATTGCACTTAGTTGATCTCGATGGTGCGAAAGCTGGGGAAGTTAAAAACTGGCAAGTGTTAGAAAATATTGCAAATCAGACTGATATGATTATTGATTTTGGTGGTGGTATCAAAAAAGATAAAGATGTCGATATTGTTCTGAATAGCGGTGCATCTTTTGCAACGATCGGAAGTATTGCAGTAAAAAATCCTGATTTATTCAAATATTGGATCAAAACTTATGGAGCAGAATTGTTCCTTTTGGGTGCGGATGTAAAAGGCGAAAATATTGCGATAGATGGTTGGTTAAATACTACAGACATTTCAGTTTTTAACTTTTTGGAAGATTATATACAAGCTGGGATTACCAATGTTTTTTGTACTGATGTAAGCAAAGATGGACTTTTACAGGGGCCTTCCATTGATCTATACAAACGTATTATTGAAAAATTTCCTCAGATTTTCTTTATTGCAAGTGGTGGTGTGAGCAATGTAGATGACCTAAAAGAATTAGAAGAAATTGGTTGTAATGCTGCAATTGTGGGTAAAGCTATATATGAACAAAAAATTGAATTAGAAGAACTTACATATTTTATTTAA
- a CDS encoding DUF3943 domain-containing protein translates to MRKLILFFLGIIGLQHIAISQYTEPTKKKDPYQNTHVFTYHPDTIYAHRFRADVTDSTKRRFWKAAGTFALLEALPQVYDRYIAKQDYAKISFKTIGDHFKFSSWTWDDDGFTENQFGHPYHGNLFFNAFRNNGYSYWESVPAAFLGSYIWETYAENQKPAPNDLINTTLGGFTLGEMTYRIAHKIINPHKKGKKRFFREAFATMINPVMGFSRLTDGQWGKYYDQPEYTDPAFVTGSLDVGLRRFNTNSNNALESGKNDFFIRAALNYVDSTASLKTPFREFYVRAELSNDDSAKINNVSVYGSLAAWDIGGDENSIQRLMITVNYDMFHNVAFYYGGQGLNVNWQTHHYLRKADISGILGIGGIALAAIPDDYLHYGEFRRYDYASGGSVVANGSLNLDKKFFASVVYRGAYLKTINGLKESSYFLNTYYVDAGYRIWKDLSINAEYANYSLHGMFKNYPDYVKKYPMLRVFVRYLIHQ, encoded by the coding sequence ATGAGAAAGTTAATTTTATTTTTCTTAGGGATTATTGGTCTACAACATATTGCAATCTCACAATATACTGAACCAACTAAGAAGAAAGACCCTTATCAAAATACGCACGTATTCACCTATCATCCTGATACTATTTATGCACATAGATTTAGAGCGGATGTAACAGATTCTACCAAGCGTAGATTTTGGAAAGCTGCAGGAACATTTGCATTGTTAGAAGCGCTTCCTCAAGTCTATGATCGCTATATAGCCAAACAAGATTATGCAAAGATTTCCTTTAAAACGATTGGTGATCATTTCAAATTTAGTAGTTGGACTTGGGATGATGATGGTTTTACAGAAAATCAATTTGGACATCCCTATCATGGTAATTTGTTTTTCAATGCTTTTAGAAACAATGGTTATAGTTATTGGGAATCCGTACCGGCGGCATTTCTTGGAAGCTATATATGGGAAACTTATGCCGAAAATCAAAAGCCTGCACCTAATGATTTGATTAACACAACTTTAGGTGGATTCACTTTGGGTGAAATGACTTACCGGATTGCACACAAAATCATCAATCCACACAAAAAAGGCAAAAAACGCTTTTTTAGAGAAGCATTTGCAACAATGATTAATCCGGTAATGGGATTTAGTCGTTTGACAGATGGACAATGGGGCAAGTATTATGATCAACCAGAATATACTGATCCAGCATTTGTCACGGGTTCGCTTGACGTAGGTTTGAGGAGATTTAATACCAATAGCAACAATGCATTAGAAAGTGGCAAAAATGATTTTTTCATACGTGCAGCGTTAAATTATGTTGATTCTACGGCTTCTTTGAAAACGCCATTTAGAGAGTTTTACGTACGAGCAGAATTAAGTAATGACGATAGTGCCAAAATTAATAATGTTAGTGTTTACGGTTCGCTTGCGGCTTGGGATATTGGCGGCGATGAGAATTCCATTCAGCGCTTGATGATTACTGTCAATTACGATATGTTTCATAATGTCGCATTTTATTATGGTGGTCAAGGTTTAAACGTAAACTGGCAGACGCATCATTATTTACGCAAAGCGGACATCAGCGGCATTTTGGGTATTGGAGGTATTGCATTAGCTGCCATTCCAGATGATTATTTGCATTATGGAGAATTTAGAAGATATGATTATGCGAGTGGTGGAAGTGTCGTGGCAAATGGATCATTGAATTTGGATAAAAAATTCTTTGCGAGTGTGGTTTATCGTGGAGCCTATTTAAAAACGATTAATGGATTGAAAGAATCGAGTTATTTTTTAAATACCTATTATGTGGATGCCGGCTACCGCATTTGGAAAGATCTAAGTATCAATGCAGAATATGCCAATTACTCATTGCATGGCATGTTCAAAAATTATCCTGATTACGTGAAAAAATATCCCATGTTACGTGTATTTGTTCGCTACTTGATTCATCAATAA
- a CDS encoding WD40/YVTN/BNR-like repeat-containing protein, producing the protein MRLKLLLLFSILGGICSTNAQKITILTQHGKESFRGLSVVNDSIAWVSGTHGNVGKSIDHGKTWEWFTISECDKCDFRSIQAFDNNTAIVVAIDTPSFIFKTKDGGKTWNKVWESHTSGMFLDACHFVGKNGYVIGDPVDGQIFTLETMNQGETWKPVQIFAQPQTNEAFFASSASNIVFSKKIAPIAVSGGEHASLFYKKKSYRLPITQGKTSTGANSIVLNNNKLENIAAIIVGGDFMNKESSDSNIVLVKKSFFLNPNVSAFQLSKTPPKGYKSSVTQINNETFIATGTSGTDISNDEGVNWKHISDQPFHVIQSVFKGNWIVLAGPNGIVANLSF; encoded by the coding sequence ATGAGACTAAAACTACTATTATTATTTTCTATTCTTGGAGGAATATGTTCTACAAATGCGCAGAAGATTACCATATTAACACAACACGGAAAGGAATCTTTTCGTGGATTAAGTGTTGTAAATGATTCTATTGCTTGGGTAAGTGGGACACATGGAAATGTAGGAAAATCAATTGATCATGGTAAAACTTGGGAATGGTTTACAATATCAGAATGTGACAAATGTGATTTTCGTTCGATCCAAGCATTTGATAATAATACAGCAATTGTTGTAGCCATCGATACCCCTTCTTTTATTTTCAAAACTAAAGATGGAGGAAAAACTTGGAACAAGGTGTGGGAAAGTCATACGTCCGGAATGTTTTTGGATGCTTGTCATTTCGTTGGAAAAAATGGATATGTAATTGGCGATCCGGTTGATGGTCAAATATTTACCTTAGAGACAATGAATCAAGGTGAAACATGGAAGCCAGTTCAAATATTTGCTCAACCACAAACAAATGAAGCATTTTTTGCATCGTCTGCGTCCAATATTGTATTTAGTAAAAAGATTGCTCCAATCGCCGTTTCGGGTGGAGAACATGCATCTCTTTTTTACAAAAAGAAATCTTACAGATTACCGATCACACAAGGAAAAACATCTACTGGTGCAAATTCTATTGTTTTAAATAACAATAAATTAGAAAATATAGCTGCCATTATTGTTGGTGGAGATTTTATGAACAAAGAAAGTTCGGATAGTAATATTGTTCTGGTAAAGAAATCCTTTTTCCTAAATCCAAATGTATCTGCATTTCAATTATCCAAAACACCACCAAAAGGTTATAAAAGTTCTGTTACACAAATAAATAACGAGACATTTATTGCAACGGGCACCTCTGGGACGGATATTTCGAATGATGAAGGGGTAAATTGGAAACATATTTCAGATCAACCATTTCATGTGATACAATCTGTTTTTAAGGGAAATTGGATTGTTTTAGCTGGCCCAAATGGAATAGTTGCTAACTTAAGTTTTTAA
- a CDS encoding DUF885 domain-containing protein, which translates to MAQYAVSQKAFAFLDIREITASMQPHLANFKTFAEISSMNDSIKLHQLFDQYFKESNVLSPLNATFNGVDGYNDLLPADDDLQLKKIHLFYANYLSQLQGFSKNTLSKEDKISYEILENDLKTALLLEKYHAEYMPITQFWSLPSFFAMLGSGNSAQPFKTVKDYDDWLKRCKAYVRWSDVAIENMRKGIKDGYVLPKSLVVKTIPQLTSLSKIDDSSSFYGPIRNFPKDFSENDQLRLTQEFKKIIPNEVIVSNQKLLTFFQNEYLPNARLTSGINALPNGMKMYKDFIFANTTTHKAPEEVYQLGLSEVARITAEMEKIKTQIGFKGSLLELFEFMKTDRQFYPFTTDQEVLDAYQTVYNTIKPSLPKYFGIFPQTPFEIRKIEDFRAASASPQYFPGDLPSNRPGIFYVPILDPTKINITNMDMEAVFLHEAIPGHHFQNSIQYENTAVPKFRQKYWNSAFGEGWALYTESLGKNLGVYTNPYHQLGALGAEMHRAIRLVVDAGLHTGKMTREEAIKYMMNHEPVSEQFATSEIERYMAMPAQALSYKIGQLKIIELRDKYKKQLGDKFNIRNFHDAILKGGCMPLMVFENYMNDWANKIK; encoded by the coding sequence ATGGCACAATACGCTGTGAGCCAAAAAGCCTTTGCTTTTTTGGATATAAGAGAAATTACGGCTTCCATGCAACCTCATTTAGCTAATTTCAAAACGTTTGCAGAAATAAGTTCAATGAACGACTCTATTAAATTACATCAATTATTTGATCAATATTTCAAAGAATCTAATGTTCTAAGTCCGCTTAATGCCACTTTTAATGGCGTGGATGGTTATAATGATTTACTCCCTGCGGATGACGATTTACAGCTAAAAAAAATACATTTATTTTATGCCAATTACCTTTCCCAATTGCAAGGATTTTCTAAGAATACTTTGAGTAAAGAAGATAAAATTAGCTATGAAATTTTAGAAAATGATTTGAAAACGGCTTTGCTTTTAGAAAAATATCATGCGGAATATATGCCCATTACACAATTTTGGAGTTTACCTAGTTTTTTCGCAATGTTGGGTTCTGGAAATTCTGCGCAACCTTTCAAAACCGTGAAAGATTATGACGACTGGCTGAAACGTTGTAAAGCTTACGTTCGTTGGTCTGATGTAGCCATAGAAAACATGCGGAAAGGCATCAAAGATGGATATGTTTTACCAAAATCCTTAGTCGTAAAAACTATTCCCCAACTTACATCCTTGTCTAAGATAGATGATAGTTCATCTTTTTATGGCCCAATAAGGAATTTCCCAAAAGACTTTTCTGAAAATGATCAATTACGTCTTACGCAAGAGTTCAAAAAAATAATTCCTAATGAGGTCATTGTTTCCAACCAAAAATTGCTCACATTTTTCCAAAATGAATATTTACCCAATGCACGATTAACTTCTGGAATTAACGCTTTGCCAAATGGAATGAAGATGTATAAAGATTTCATTTTTGCAAATACCACAACGCACAAAGCACCTGAAGAAGTATATCAATTGGGGCTTTCAGAAGTGGCAAGAATTACGGCCGAAATGGAGAAAATCAAAACCCAAATTGGCTTCAAAGGCTCACTTCTAGAATTGTTTGAGTTTATGAAAACCGACCGACAGTTTTATCCTTTCACAACAGATCAGGAAGTTTTGGATGCTTATCAAACAGTTTACAATACAATAAAACCCAGTCTTCCGAAATATTTCGGCATTTTCCCACAAACGCCTTTTGAAATCCGCAAAATTGAAGATTTCAGGGCTGCATCGGCTTCACCGCAATATTTTCCAGGAGATTTGCCAAGCAACCGCCCAGGTATTTTTTATGTGCCGATTCTTGACCCAACAAAAATCAACATTACCAATATGGATATGGAAGCTGTATTTCTCCACGAAGCCATTCCGGGTCATCATTTTCAGAATAGTATTCAGTATGAAAACACCGCCGTACCTAAATTTCGTCAAAAATATTGGAATAGTGCTTTTGGGGAAGGCTGGGCTTTATATACCGAAAGTCTGGGAAAAAATTTGGGTGTTTATACCAATCCTTATCATCAGCTGGGCGCATTGGGAGCGGAAATGCATCGTGCGATTCGATTGGTTGTAGATGCAGGGTTGCATACAGGAAAGATGACGCGCGAAGAAGCGATAAAATATATGATGAACCACGAACCGGTTTCCGAACAGTTTGCCACCTCAGAAATCGAGCGTTATATGGCGATGCCTGCACAAGCACTTTCATATAAAATCGGACAATTAAAAATCATCGAACTGCGGGATAAATACAAAAAACAACTAGGCGATAAATTCAATATTCGGAATTTTCACGATGCGATTTTGAAAGGCGGTTGTATGCCTTTGATGGTATTTGAAAATTATATGAACGACTGGGCGAATAAAATAAAATAA
- a CDS encoding helix-turn-helix domain-containing protein, producing the protein MTTNNVIRLKQLVADPEAYIKEMIQLHPGSNHNKEAGSFIIQNDIINSALRYRWLEEGLFLFCFESFSPIDAHFEFVENPSAEYFSIIFYFTESSSHTPFYVKTTEGIYSDDQCALFFNGNLNAEIFLKAHHKAFGLRVDLHHNWLKKNIQIDTLPKDSVFLNIFTKNQTSYTHTNCRSYISPIQSICDQVKEGKSPFTNLLIKKEVFQLIIDYIQDLNKISISISEKNDTSTLSDLSLQNALKYMKNNIYEKFPGSDFLAEKCGLSESNFSKKFKHTFHVNASTYYKELQMKEAVQLLNLGKRVKFVAHKLGYQNVASFGRAFKLHFGKSPASSVE; encoded by the coding sequence ATGACTACAAATAATGTTATTCGACTAAAACAGTTGGTCGCAGACCCTGAAGCATATATCAAAGAAATGATACAACTTCATCCTGGTTCCAATCACAACAAGGAAGCAGGCTCCTTTATTATTCAAAATGACATTATCAATTCAGCCCTTCGATATCGATGGTTAGAAGAAGGTCTATTCCTTTTTTGCTTTGAAAGTTTTAGCCCGATCGATGCTCATTTTGAATTTGTGGAAAATCCTTCGGCGGAATATTTTTCCATCATATTTTATTTTACAGAATCGAGTTCGCATACGCCTTTTTATGTAAAAACAACTGAAGGCATTTATTCGGATGACCAATGTGCATTATTTTTCAACGGAAATCTCAATGCGGAAATATTTTTAAAGGCACATCATAAGGCTTTTGGATTAAGAGTAGACCTTCACCATAATTGGTTGAAAAAAAATATCCAAATAGATACTTTACCCAAGGATTCTGTATTTCTCAATATTTTTACAAAAAACCAAACGAGTTACACGCATACCAACTGCAGATCCTATATTTCACCAATACAGTCAATCTGCGATCAAGTAAAAGAAGGAAAATCTCCATTTACGAACTTACTAATTAAAAAAGAGGTATTCCAACTCATTATTGATTATATCCAAGATTTAAATAAAATAAGTATCTCAATATCTGAAAAAAATGACACTTCTACCCTTTCGGATTTGTCTTTACAAAATGCGCTGAAATACATGAAAAATAATATTTATGAAAAATTTCCAGGCTCAGATTTTTTAGCTGAAAAATGTGGATTATCTGAAAGCAATTTTTCCAAAAAATTCAAACATACATTTCACGTAAATGCGAGCACCTATTATAAGGAATTACAAATGAAGGAAGCTGTACAACTCTTAAACCTTGGCAAACGAGTCAAATTTGTTGCACATAAATTGGGTTATCAAAATGTCGCATCCTTTGGCAGAGCATTTAAATTACATTTTGGAAAAAGTCCAGCCAGTTCGGTTGAATAA